In Melanotaenia boesemani isolate fMelBoe1 chromosome 16, fMelBoe1.pri, whole genome shotgun sequence, the following proteins share a genomic window:
- the fgf8a gene encoding fibroblast growth factor 8 isoform X2, translating to MRPITFKLSYMFLHLLAFCFYAQHVSEQSKVTDRVSRRLIRIYQLYSRTSGKHVQVLPNKKINAMAEDGDAHAKLIVETDTFGSRVRIKGAETGFYICMNKRGKLIGKKNGQGRDCIFTEIVLENNYTALRNARYDGWYMAFTRRGRPRKGSRTRQHQREVHFMKRLPKGQQPTHPSHHRPFDFVHYPFNQRTKRTRYSSEH from the exons ATGCGACCCATCACATTCAAACTCAGCTACAT GTTTCTGCACTTATTGGCGTTTTGCTTCTACGCTCAG CATGTAAGCGAGCAGAGCAAAGTGACGGACCGCGTGAGCCGCAGGTTGATCCGGATCTACCAGCTATATAGCCGAACCAGCGGCAAGCACGTGCAGGTCCTGCCCAACAAGAAGATCAACGCCATGGCTGAAGATGGAGATGCGCACG CTAAACTGATTGTGGAGACTGACACATTTGGGAGTCGAGTGCGCATCAAAGGAGCTGAGACAGGCTTCTACATCTGCATGAACAAGAGGGGGAAGCTCATTGGCAAG aAAAACGGACAAGGTCGCGACTGCATTTTCACCGAGATTGTTCTGGAAAATAATTACACTGCACTGAGGAATGCCCGTTATGATGGCTGGTACATGGCTTTTACCCGCCGTGGACGTCCACGGAAAGGCTCACGGACACGCCAGCACCAACGTGAAGTCCATTTCATGAAGCGGTTGCCAAAGGGGCAGCAGCCCACCCATCCGAGCCACCACCGGCCTTTTGATTTTGTCCACTATCCTTTCAACCAAAGGACTAAACGCACACGATACTCTTCAGAGCACtga
- the fgf8a gene encoding fibroblast growth factor 8 isoform X1, whose translation MRPITFKLSYMFLHLLAFCFYAQVTNQSPPNFTQHVSEQSKVTDRVSRRLIRIYQLYSRTSGKHVQVLPNKKINAMAEDGDAHAKLIVETDTFGSRVRIKGAETGFYICMNKRGKLIGKKNGQGRDCIFTEIVLENNYTALRNARYDGWYMAFTRRGRPRKGSRTRQHQREVHFMKRLPKGQQPTHPSHHRPFDFVHYPFNQRTKRTRYSSEH comes from the exons ATGCGACCCATCACATTCAAACTCAGCTACAT GTTTCTGCACTTATTGGCGTTTTGCTTCTACGCTCAG GTAACCAATCAGTCCCCGCCTAATTTCACGCAGCATGTAAGCGAGCAGAGCAAAGTGACGGACCGCGTGAGCCGCAGGTTGATCCGGATCTACCAGCTATATAGCCGAACCAGCGGCAAGCACGTGCAGGTCCTGCCCAACAAGAAGATCAACGCCATGGCTGAAGATGGAGATGCGCACG CTAAACTGATTGTGGAGACTGACACATTTGGGAGTCGAGTGCGCATCAAAGGAGCTGAGACAGGCTTCTACATCTGCATGAACAAGAGGGGGAAGCTCATTGGCAAG aAAAACGGACAAGGTCGCGACTGCATTTTCACCGAGATTGTTCTGGAAAATAATTACACTGCACTGAGGAATGCCCGTTATGATGGCTGGTACATGGCTTTTACCCGCCGTGGACGTCCACGGAAAGGCTCACGGACACGCCAGCACCAACGTGAAGTCCATTTCATGAAGCGGTTGCCAAAGGGGCAGCAGCCCACCCATCCGAGCCACCACCGGCCTTTTGATTTTGTCCACTATCCTTTCAACCAAAGGACTAAACGCACACGATACTCTTCAGAGCACtga